In the Azospirillum humicireducens genome, CCGGCTTCCTTGACCATCTCCACCGCGATGGTGGTCCGCGGCATCTGCATCAGCGACAGGATGCCTTCCTGCATGCGGGCCCCGCCCGATGCCGGCACGACGATCAGCGGCGCGTTCTTCGCCACCGCCAGACGGGCGGCGGTCAGCAGCCCTTCGCCGACGGCGATGCCCATCGACCCGCCCATGAAGCCGAAGTCGAAGGCGGCGACCACGGCGGCATGGCCGCCGATGCGGCCCTCGCCCACCACGATGGCGTCGGTGCGGCCGGTCTTGGTCTGGGCTTCCTTCAGGCGGTCGGTGTAGCGCTTCTGATCGCGGAACTTCAGCGGATCGGCGACCGACTTGGGCAGCTCGACGGCCTCATAGGCGCCGTCGTCGAACATCGACTCCAGCCGCTTGACCGGGTCGAGCCGCATGTGGAAGCCGCAATGCTGGCAGACGTGCAGGTTCTCTTCCAGCTCGCGGTGGAACAGCATCGACTCGCAGCTCGGGCATTTGTGCCAGAGGTTGTCGGGCACTTCCTTGCGGGCGTAGAGCGCGCGGATCTTGGGGCGGACGTAGTTGGTGAGCCAGTTCATGGAACGCCTTTCAACGACATGGCGGTACGCCGAAGCCCGGCGGCGGCCGGACATCGGGTCCGTGCCGCACCGGGCTCTTCAGCCGGTCGTCGCCATGAGCGATCGTGTTGCAGGTGTCGTAAAGCGGTTTGCCGTCGTTGTAAACCGTCCGTCCCTCAGCCGCGCGCCGCGCGCACGCCCTTGGCCAGCGCGCCGACGAAGCCCAGTACGTCCGCGACCGCGGCCGCCCCGTCGGCTCCGGCGGCCATACCCTCGGCCAAACGGGTGACGATGGCGGAGCCGACGACGGCGGCATCGGCGACGCGGGCGACCTCGGCGGCCTGATCCGGCGTCTTGATGCCGAAGCCGACGGCGACCGGCAGGTCGGTATGACGCTTCAGCCGGGCGACCGCCGCGTCGATGGCGGTGTTGGACGCGCTGGCGGTCCCGGTGATGCCGGCGATCGACACGTAATAGACGAAGCCCGACGTGTTGCGCATCACGGCGGGCATGCGTGCCTCGTCGGTGGTCGGCGTGGTCAGGCGGACAAAGCTGATACCGGCCTTGACCGCCGGGAGGCAAAGCTCCTCGTCCTCTTCCGGCGGCAGGTCGACGACGATCAGGCCGTCCACACCGGCCTCGCGCGCGGCGGCCAGGAACGGTTCCACCCCATAGGCGTGGATCGGATTGAAATAGCCCATCAGGATGATCGGGGTGTCGGCATCCTGCTTGCGGAAGGCGCGCACCATTTCCAGCGTCCTGCGCACCGTCATGCCGGCCTTCAGCGCGCGGAGCGAGGAGGCCTGGATCGCCGGGCCGTCGGCCATCGGATCGGTGAAGGGCATGCCCAGCTCGATCAGGTCGGCGCCGGCGGCCGGCAGGCCGTTCAGCAGTCCTTGCGAGACGGCGGGATCGGGGTCGCCGGCGGTGATGAAGGTGACCAGACCGGCGCGGCCCTGCGCCTTCAGCGCGGCAAAACGGCGGGCGATGCGGCCATCGGCCAGAATGTCGGCGCTCACAGTTCCACTCCCAGATGCTTGGCGACGGAGAAGATGTCCTTGTCGCCGCGGCCCGACAGGCACAGCACCATCAGGTGGTCCTTGGGCAGTTTCGGTGCGCGCTTGATCACCTCGGCAAGGCCGTGGGCGGATTCCAGCGCCGGGATGATGCCCTCGGTGCGGGCGCAGAGCTGGAAGGCGTCCAGTGCCTCCTGGTCGGTGGCATGGGCGTATTCGACGCGGCCGACATCGTGCAGCCAGCTGTGTTCCGGCCCGATGCCGGGATAGTCGAGGCCGGCGGAGATCGAGTGGCCTTCCAGGATCTGGCCGTCCTCGTCCTGCAGCAGGTAGGTGCGGTTGCCGTGCAGCACGCCGGGCCGGCCGCCGTTGATCGAGGCGGCATGGTCGAGCGGCCCCTTCTCGATGCCGCGGCCGGCGGCCTCGACGCCGATCATCTGCACCGAGGAATCGTCCAGGAACGGGTGGAACATGCCGATGGCGTTCGACCCGCCGCCGACGCAGGCGACCAGGCTGTCGGGCAGGCGGCCTTCCAGCTCCTGCATCTGGGTGCGCACCTCGTCGCCGATCACCGACTGGAAGTCGCGGACCATGGCGGGGTAGGGGTGCGGGCCGGCGGCGGTGCCGATGATGTAGAAGGTGTCGGCGACGTTGGTGACCCAGTCGCGCAGCGCCTCGTTCATCGCGTCCTTCAGCGTGCCGCTGCCCGACGTCACCGGCCGGACCTCCGCCCCCAGCAGCTTCATGCGGAAGACGTTGGGCTGCTGGCGGGCGATGTCGGTCTCGCCCATGTAGATGACGCAGGGCATGTCGTAGAGCGCGCAGACCGTCGCGGTCGCCACGCCATGCTGGCCGGCGCCCGTCTCGGCGATGATGCGGGTCTTGCCCATGCGCCGGGCCAGCAGGATCTGGCCGATGCAGTTGTTGATCTTGTGCGCGCCGGTGTGGTTCAGCTCCTCGCGCTTGAAGTAGATCTTGGCCCCACCCAGCTGCTCGGTCAGCCGCTGGGCGTAATAGAGCGGGTTGGGGCGGCCGACATACTGCTTCAGCTGCTGGCGCATCTCGCCTTCGAAGGCGGGATCGGCCCGCGCCTCGCGATAGGCCTTCTCGACCTCCAGGATCAGGGGCATCAGCGTCTCGGCGACGAAACGGCCGCCGAAAATTCCGAAATGCCCGCGCTCGTCGGGACCGGAGCGGTAGGTGTTCAGTTTGGTCATCGTCTGCGGCACTGCCTGAAGTCGAAGGAAAGCCGGGATAGGGCTCAGTCTTGCGGGCGGGAGTCCGGTCCGGACGCCAGCCAAGCGCGCCACCATACCGGTGGACCGCGCCGATTTGAAGCGCCGGGCCGCGGAAATCCGTGATTTCCACCCGTCCGCAAAGATGGAGCGGGGCTTTGCAGGGGCAAGGCCACGCCCTACACTGCCGCCATCTTGATTGCGGAGCATGCGTGCGATGACTGAGCGGACACCGCCGTCGCTTCCCCCCACGGCTCTCCAGCCGGCGCCGTGCCGGATTCTGGTGGTGGAGGACAGCCCGCTGAACCAGATGCTGGTCACCGCCATCCTCGCCCAGGCCGGCCACCGTGCCGACACCGCCAACAATGGGCTGGAGGCCGTGATGGCGGCGCAGGCCGGCGGCTACGATCTGATCCTGATGGATCTGTCGATGCCGGAGATGGATGGGCTGACCGCCACGCGCCTGTTGCGCGACCTGCCGGGGCCGGCAGGCCGGGTGCCGGTTGTCGCCATGACCGCCGATACCGAGGAGGCCGACCGCATCCGCTGCCAGGACGCCGGCATGAACGACCATGTCGCCAAGCCGGTGGACCGGGCGCTTCTGCTGGAGACGGTTGAAAAATGGCTGCGCGCGTCCTTGTGCTCCGGGCCGCCCACCTCCCCATCGGTCGGCTTCGGTCCCCGCGCGGCGGCAGCTCCGGAAGCGGCGGGCGAGGTGCTGGATTGCGAGGTGCTGGCCCAGTTGGCCCAGGATCTGGAAGCGGATCTGCTGGCCGACGTGCTGCGGCAGTTCGTGGAGGAAACGCGGGAGCGGGTGGCGCGCATCATGGCGGAAGCCGACCGCGCCGTCCTGACGCGTGAAGCGCACACGCTGAAGAGCACCGCCGGGACCTTCGGCGCCCACGCGCTCTACTGTGCCGCCCGCGCACTGGAGATGGCCTGCCGTGCCTCCTCAGCCGAGCCGGACTCAGCGGAGACCGGCGAAAGGGGTGCGGCAGACGCGGTGGAGAGGCTGCGCCGCGACATCCCCCGGTTGGCCGAGGATGCCATCGCGGCCTACCGCGCCGCCGGATATCCGGTGTGACCTAACGGAACCGCATCATTCCACGACGCTGATGTTCACCGCCGAATCCTTGCCGTTGGTGCCGCGGGCAACCTCGAACTGGACGCGCTGGCCCTCGGACAGCGCATGCAGGCCCGAGCGCTGGACCGCGGTGATATGCACGAAGACGTCCTTCGAACCGGCTTCCGGCGCGATGAAGCCGTAACCCTTGGTAGTGTTGAACCATTTGACGGTACCGTTTGTCATGGGCCTCCCCCTGGTCTCTGCGAAACGGGTCTTTGTGAGACGGATTGGTCCGGAATCGCCGGCATCGGCCGCGCCATGAGGTCTGCCGGGCAAGCGGAACCAAGACATTGTGCGGGGAGGCTAGCCGCATGCTGTGGTTGCGGGCAATTCCGTCTCACGGCATAGGACAAAGGGTGGCGAAATCCCGAGTGGATTTACGACCAAGGCGACGGCACTTTGTCGAAGGGTATTAGCCCGTTTCTTGGCGGATTCAGGGCAGAAGCATGAAATCATTGCCGAAATAAAGGGTTAGAGCTTCCCTTCGGCCTGCCAGGCGAGACGCTTGCGGTAGATCGTGGACGCGCTGATCTGCAGCAGGGCGGCGGCGCGCGGGATGTTGCCGTCGCAGGCGGCGATGGCATCCTCGATGGCATCCTTCTCCACCTCCCACAGGGGCTTGATGGAGTCCGGGGATGGCGGAACATGCGGGCGCGGCGCTGGGGCGGCGCCGGCCAACGCCGGAGCGGACGAGGCGGCGGGAAACAGAGGCTGCGGTGCGCCAAGCGGCGGCGGCAGCATCTCCGGCGTCACCGTGTCGCCGTCATGCAGGACCGCGACGATGCGCACGACATTCTGCAACTGCCGGACATTGCCCGGCCAATGGTAATGGCGCAGCGCCTGCTCCGTCTCGGGGGAGAAGCGGGCGAAGCCCTTCTTCTCCTCCTTGGCGAACTCGGCCAGATAGTGGCGGGCGATCTCCAGCACATCGTCCTCGCGCTCGCGCAGCGGCGGCAGATGGATGGGGATGACGTGAAGCCGGTAATAGAGATCCTCGCGGAAGCGCCCCTCCTCCACCTCGCGCAGGGGATCGCGGTTGGTGGCGCAGACGATGCGCAGATCGACCTTCTCCAGCTTCGACCCGCCGACGGGGGTGAAGGTGCCGGTCTGGATGAAGCGCAGCAGCTTGGTCTGCAGGTCGGGCGCCAGCTCGCAGATCTCGTCGAGGAACAGGGTGCCGCCGTCGGCGCGCGCCGCCGCGCCCTCCCGGTCGGACACCGCCCCGGTGAAGCTGCCCTTCACATGGCCGAAGATCTCGCTTTCCATGAGATCCTTCGGAATGGCGCCGCAATTGATGGCGATGAAGGGGCGCGCGGCGCGCTGGCTCTGGCGGTGGATCGCCTCGGCGCAGACCTCCTTGCCGGTGCCGGATTCGCCGGTGATGAAGACGGTGGCGCGCGAGGAGGCAGCGCTGTCGACGATGCGGTAGACCGCCTGCATCGCCAGCGACGAGCCGATGAAGCCGTGGTAGCGGGCGCGGTTCAGATCCTTCTCGAAGGTATCGACCAGCTGGGCCAGCCGCAGCCGCTCCATCGCGTTGCGGACCGTCACCACCAGCCGGTCGGCTGAGAAGGGCTTCACCAGGAAATCATAGGCGCCGTAGCGCATCGCCTCCACCGCCGCCTTCACCGAGCCGTGCGCGGTGATGACGATGACCGCGCAGGGCAGGGCCTGGGTGTCGATGCGTTTCAGCACCTCCATCCCGTTCATGTCCGGCAGTTGCAGGTCCAGCAGCACCACCTTGGGGGCGCCGTCGTTCAGTTGCGCCAGCGCGTCGGCTCCCGTCTCCACCGAGATGACGGTGTGGGATTCCTTTTTCAGGTATTCCGCATAGACACGGGCCAGCGACGGCGTGTCTTCGATCAGCAGGACGGGGATGGAACCGGGCGGCATGCTGTGGGCGACACGCAAAAGCAGGGGCGGGGGCTGACCCTATTGTCTAACAGATATTTCTGAAAATCCCACCCCCACGCGCAAGCGGACGATCATTGTCGGCGAAGCGAACGGATCGAAGCCCCCATCGGACCGGATATGTCGCGGTGCGGCCGCTTGCCGGGGCGGGCGCGATGAACTATCAGCAAGCGGGCATCCGAGTGTCGGGAAGAGGGGATTCGCCATGGCCGATCACGCCATTCTGGCCGGCAAGCGCGTGCTGCTGGTCGTCGCCGGCGGCATCGCCGCCTACAAGAGCCTGGACCTGATCCGCCGCCTGCGCGAACGCGGTGCCGCCGTGCGCGCGGTGCTGACCGAGGCCGGCGCCCGCTTCGTCACGCCCTTGTCGGTGCAGGCGCTGACGGAGGACACCGTCTACCAGGACCTGTGGTCGCTGACCGACGAGTCGGAGATGGGCCACATCCGTCTGTCGCGCGAGGCCGACCTGCTGGTGGTGGCGCCGGCCACCGCCAACCTGCTGGCGCGCATGGCCGCCGGCATGGCCGACGATCTGGCCGCCACCGTCCTGCTGGCCACCGACAAGCCGGTTCTGGTCGCTCCCGCCATGAATGTGCGCATGTGGCAGCATGCCGCGACCCGGGCCAACATGGCGCTGCTGGAAAGCCGCGGCGTCCGGCGCATCGGCCCGAACGAGGGCGTGATGGCCTGCAACGAATACGGTCCCGGCCGGATGGCGGAGCCGATGGAGATCGTCGACGCCATCGCCGCGATCTTCGCCGAGGACGCCCACCGGCCCCTGGCCGGACGCCGAGCCATCGTCACCAGCGGACCGACGCACGAGCCGATCGATCCGGTGCGCTACATCGCCAACCGCTCGTCGGGCAAGCAGGGGCACGCCATCGCCGCGGCGCTGGCGAAGCTGGGGGCGGCGGTGACGCTGGTCAGCGGCCCGACCCGCCTGCCCGACCCGCCCGGCTGCAGCGTCGCTCACATCGAGACGGCGCGCGAGATGCTGGCGGCCTGCGAGGCGGCGCTGCCCGCCGACATCGCGGTCTGCGCCGCCGCGGTCGCCGACTGGCGCGTCGACACCGAGTCCGACCGCAAGCTGAAGAAGGACGGCGGCGGGCCGCCGGCACTGGCCCTGACCGAGAACCCCGACATCCTCGCCACCCTGTCCCGGCCCGGCAAGCGCCGCCCGGCGCTGGTGGTCGGCTTCGCGGCGGAGACCGGCGACGTGCTGGCCTACGCCACCGCCAAGCGCACCCGCAAGGGCTGCGACTGGATCGTCGCCAACGACGTCTCCCCCGGCACCGGCACCTTCGGCGGCAGCGACAACACCGTCCACCTGATCCGCGCCGACGGGGTGGAGTCCTGGCCCACCATGCCCAAGGACGCCGTCGCCGCCCGGCTCGCCGAAGCGGTGGCGGGGTATTTCGCAGGGAAGTAGCGTCTACCCGTTGCCCGATTTGTACGGTCCCCCTCCCCAACCCTCCCCCGCCCTCGGCCGGCTGAAAGCCGGTCCGATCGCGGGAGAGGGGACTGCCGCCCCCTCGTATAAGGCCCCCTCTCCCGCAAAACGGGGGAGGGTTGGGGAGGGGGCATCCGCCAGCCGACACTCAACCACAGGATCCCCCCATGTCCCCCACCGTCGCCTTCCTCCGCCTGCCCGGCAACGACGACCTGCCGCTGCCCGCCTACGCCACAGAAGGGGCGGCGGGGTTCGACCTGCGCGCCGCGGTTCCGGCGGATGAGCCCGCCGTTCTGGATCCTGGCAAGCGGATGCTGGTGCAGACCGGCTTCGCCGTCGGGTTGCCGACGGGGTGGGAGATGCAGATCCGGCCGCGCTCCGGACTGGCGGTGAAGTACGGCGTCACGGTGCTGAACACGCCGGGCACCGTCGACTGCGACTATCGCGGGCCGGTCGGCGTCTGCCTGATCAATCTGGGGGAAGAGCCCTTCACCATCGCCCGCGGCGACCGCATCGCCCAGGCGGTGATCGCCCCAGCCCCGAGGGCCACGCTGATCGAAGTCGGGTCGCTGGACGACACCGAACGCGGAACGGGCGGATTCGGGTCCACCGGCGTCGCCTGAGAACCCCATCCCCCGCCCCCGTTTCTGTGGCATGATCGCAGCGCCGGAAGGGGTATGACGCAGCGGGCGAAGCACCCCCTCCGGCGCTGGCGGCGGGCGAGGGGGTGGTCATGCGGAGTCCCCGGCGGAGCGTGGCGTTCCGCATCCTGGCGGGATTGACGGTCATCGGCGGGCTGGCCGCGGCGACCAGCGTCGTCGCCGTCTCGCTGTTTTCCCGCTTCCACCAGGGGTACGAGCAGATCGCCACGGCCAAGGTGCCTGGGCTGGTCGCCGCCGCGCAGCTGGTACAGCAGAGCGGCGCAGTGGCCGCCATCGCTCCCGCCCTGGTCGCCGCCCAGGACCAGACCGCGCGCGAAGCGGTGATGGCGCGGATGGGTGATCAGATCGTCCGGCTGGAACAGCTGATGGCCCGGCTGATCGCACATGGCGGCCAGGGCAGCGGCGGCCAGGGCAGCAGCAACCAGGGAAGCGATGGCCAGGGAAATGGCGGTCAGGCCGATCTGGGCGAACTCGACCGCCGCAAGAATGAACTGGTCGGCACGCTGCTGACCCTGAACGCCCAGGTCCGGCAGCAGTTGGCCCTGACCGCCGAGACCAACGCCCGCGCCCAGGCGCTGGCTGCCCTGACCGGGCGGTTGGGTGCCGCCGAGTCGCGGGAGGAGGAGGCGCCCTGGCCGATGGAGACGCGCTCCGGCCTTCCGGATGCCGAGGCGGCGGAGCGCAGCCGCGACGCGCTGGAACGCTGGCGCCGGGACCTGACCGCGGCAGCCACCACGCTGCTGGCCGCCTTGCGCGCCGACCGGGACAGCCAGCTGGATGGGTTCCAGGCCGAGACCCGCATGGCGCTGAACAACGCCGCCGCGGCGCTGGCCATGCTGCCGCCGGACCGTGCCGCCCGGCTGCAGACACTGCAGCGCGAGGTGGAGGAGGAGGCCTTCGGACGATCCCCCCTGTTCACCCTGCGCGCGGCGGAGCTGTCGCTGCAGCGGGCGGTCAAGCGGTCGGCGGCCCGCAACCAGGCGGTGTCTGACCAGCTGGTCGGCATCGTGTCCGACTATTTCCTGGCGGTGGAGCAGGACGTTGCCCGCCGCTCGTCCGAGTTCGAGCGGGTGATCCGCGATGGCAAGCGGGCGGTGATCGCGATGGCGCTGCTGTCGATCCTGGGCGCCGCCGCGATCTTCGCCTACATCCACCGCAACGTGGTGGCGCGGCTGCGCCGGCTGCGCAGCGCCATGCAGGCGGTGGAGACGGCCGAGCCGGCGGCGATGCCCGACCTCGACCTTCCCTCCACCACCCCGTCCGGCAGCCGGGACGAGATCGGCGAAATGGCCCGCGCGCTGTCCTATTTCGTCACCACCATCCGCGCCCGCGAAAGCGCGCTGGCCGATGGGGAACGGCGGCTGCGCACCATCCTGGAACAGAGCCCGGTCGGCGTCTCCATCGGCCGCACCGACGGCACCGTCGCCTTCGCCAATGCCCGCGCCGCCGAACTGGCCGGCCGGCCGCTGGATGCGTTCGTCGGCAGCCGCCACGCGCTGGCCCTGCCGGGCGCCAGCATCAGCCGGGGCGGAGCGGGGCAGGGCCAGGGGCAGGAGGGGGAGGCGCAAGCCGGCGGCGTGGTGGTGCGCGATGCGGAGGTGGCGGTCGACCGGCCCGACGGCAGCCGGGTCTGGGCCCTGCAGACGCTCCAGCGCACCAGCTTCGAAGGCGAGCCGGCGGTTCTGGCCTGGAGCTACGACATCACCGCGCGCAAGCAGGCGGAAGAGGCGCTGCGCGCCGCCAAGGAACAAGCGGAGATCGCCGCCCGGTCGAAGGCCGAATTCCTGGCGACCATGAGCCACGAGATCCGCACGCCCATGAACGGCGTGCTCGGCATGCTGGAGCTGATGGCGCTGACACCGCTGGACGAGGAGCAGCGCACGCTGGTCTCCACCATGCGGGACAGCGGGGCGGCGCTGCTGCGGATCATCGACGACATCCTGGACCTGTCGAAGATCGAGGCGGGGAAGCTGGAGC is a window encoding:
- a CDS encoding sigma-54-dependent transcriptional regulator — encoded protein: MPPGSIPVLLIEDTPSLARVYAEYLKKESHTVISVETGADALAQLNDGAPKVVLLDLQLPDMNGMEVLKRIDTQALPCAVIVITAHGSVKAAVEAMRYGAYDFLVKPFSADRLVVTVRNAMERLRLAQLVDTFEKDLNRARYHGFIGSSLAMQAVYRIVDSAASSRATVFITGESGTGKEVCAEAIHRQSQRAARPFIAINCGAIPKDLMESEIFGHVKGSFTGAVSDREGAAARADGGTLFLDEICELAPDLQTKLLRFIQTGTFTPVGGSKLEKVDLRIVCATNRDPLREVEEGRFREDLYYRLHVIPIHLPPLREREDDVLEIARHYLAEFAKEEKKGFARFSPETEQALRHYHWPGNVRQLQNVVRIVAVLHDGDTVTPEMLPPPLGAPQPLFPAASSAPALAGAAPAPRPHVPPSPDSIKPLWEVEKDAIEDAIAACDGNIPRAAALLQISASTIYRKRLAWQAEGKL
- a CDS encoding hybrid sensor histidine kinase/response regulator, which codes for MTERTPPSLPPTALQPAPCRILVVEDSPLNQMLVTAILAQAGHRADTANNGLEAVMAAQAGGYDLILMDLSMPEMDGLTATRLLRDLPGPAGRVPVVAMTADTEEADRIRCQDAGMNDHVAKPVDRALLLETVEKWLRASLCSGPPTSPSVGFGPRAAAAPEAAGEVLDCEVLAQLAQDLEADLLADVLRQFVEETRERVARIMAEADRAVLTREAHTLKSTAGTFGAHALYCAARALEMACRASSAEPDSAETGERGAADAVERLRRDIPRLAEDAIAAYRAAGYPV
- the coaBC gene encoding bifunctional phosphopantothenoylcysteine decarboxylase/phosphopantothenate--cysteine ligase CoaBC, with product MADHAILAGKRVLLVVAGGIAAYKSLDLIRRLRERGAAVRAVLTEAGARFVTPLSVQALTEDTVYQDLWSLTDESEMGHIRLSREADLLVVAPATANLLARMAAGMADDLAATVLLATDKPVLVAPAMNVRMWQHAATRANMALLESRGVRRIGPNEGVMACNEYGPGRMAEPMEIVDAIAAIFAEDAHRPLAGRRAIVTSGPTHEPIDPVRYIANRSSGKQGHAIAAALAKLGAAVTLVSGPTRLPDPPGCSVAHIETAREMLAACEAALPADIAVCAAAVADWRVDTESDRKLKKDGGGPPALALTENPDILATLSRPGKRRPALVVGFAAETGDVLAYATAKRTRKGCDWIVANDVSPGTGTFGGSDNTVHLIRADGVESWPTMPKDAVAARLAEAVAGYFAGK
- the dut gene encoding dUTP diphosphatase, which produces MSPTVAFLRLPGNDDLPLPAYATEGAAGFDLRAAVPADEPAVLDPGKRMLVQTGFAVGLPTGWEMQIRPRSGLAVKYGVTVLNTPGTVDCDYRGPVGVCLINLGEEPFTIARGDRIAQAVIAPAPRATLIEVGSLDDTERGTGGFGSTGVA
- the trpA gene encoding tryptophan synthase subunit alpha, which translates into the protein MSADILADGRIARRFAALKAQGRAGLVTFITAGDPDPAVSQGLLNGLPAAGADLIELGMPFTDPMADGPAIQASSLRALKAGMTVRRTLEMVRAFRKQDADTPIILMGYFNPIHAYGVEPFLAAAREAGVDGLIVVDLPPEEDEELCLPAVKAGISFVRLTTPTTDEARMPAVMRNTSGFVYYVSIAGITGTASASNTAIDAAVARLKRHTDLPVAVGFGIKTPDQAAEVARVADAAVVGSAIVTRLAEGMAAGADGAAAVADVLGFVGALAKGVRAARG
- the accD gene encoding acetyl-CoA carboxylase, carboxyltransferase subunit beta translates to MNWLTNYVRPKIRALYARKEVPDNLWHKCPSCESMLFHRELEENLHVCQHCGFHMRLDPVKRLESMFDDGAYEAVELPKSVADPLKFRDQKRYTDRLKEAQTKTGRTDAIVVGEGRIGGHAAVVAAFDFGFMGGSMGIAVGEGLLTAARLAVAKNAPLIVVPASGGARMQEGILSLMQMPRTTIAVEMVKEAGLPYIVVLTDPTTGGVTASFAMLGDIHIAEKGAQIGFAGARVIESTIRETLPEGFQRSEYLLEHGMVDMVVHRRDLRPTLVRTIGLLMTPRIDAVAEDLDLTAAKAADGEPAQMPQPTAQANSAQPAAPVQAGDD
- the trpB gene encoding tryptophan synthase subunit beta, which translates into the protein MTKLNTYRSGPDERGHFGIFGGRFVAETLMPLILEVEKAYREARADPAFEGEMRQQLKQYVGRPNPLYYAQRLTEQLGGAKIYFKREELNHTGAHKINNCIGQILLARRMGKTRIIAETGAGQHGVATATVCALYDMPCVIYMGETDIARQQPNVFRMKLLGAEVRPVTSGSGTLKDAMNEALRDWVTNVADTFYIIGTAAGPHPYPAMVRDFQSVIGDEVRTQMQELEGRLPDSLVACVGGGSNAIGMFHPFLDDSSVQMIGVEAAGRGIEKGPLDHAASINGGRPGVLHGNRTYLLQDEDGQILEGHSISAGLDYPGIGPEHSWLHDVGRVEYAHATDQEALDAFQLCARTEGIIPALESAHGLAEVIKRAPKLPKDHLMVLCLSGRGDKDIFSVAKHLGVEL
- a CDS encoding hybrid sensor histidine kinase/response regulator is translated as MAFRILAGLTVIGGLAAATSVVAVSLFSRFHQGYEQIATAKVPGLVAAAQLVQQSGAVAAIAPALVAAQDQTAREAVMARMGDQIVRLEQLMARLIAHGGQGSGGQGSSNQGSDGQGNGGQADLGELDRRKNELVGTLLTLNAQVRQQLALTAETNARAQALAALTGRLGAAESREEEAPWPMETRSGLPDAEAAERSRDALERWRRDLTAAATTLLAALRADRDSQLDGFQAETRMALNNAAAALAMLPPDRAARLQTLQREVEEEAFGRSPLFTLRAAELSLQRAVKRSAARNQAVSDQLVGIVSDYFLAVEQDVARRSSEFERVIRDGKRAVIAMALLSILGAAAIFAYIHRNVVARLRRLRSAMQAVETAEPAAMPDLDLPSTTPSGSRDEIGEMARALSYFVTTIRARESALADGERRLRTILEQSPVGVSIGRTDGTVAFANARAAELAGRPLDAFVGSRHALALPGASISRGGAGQGQGQEGEAQAGGVVVRDAEVAVDRPDGSRVWALQTLQRTSFEGEPAVLAWSYDITARKQAEEALRAAKEQAEIAARSKAEFLATMSHEIRTPMNGVLGMLELMALTPLDEEQRTLVSTMRDSGAALLRIIDDILDLSKIEAGKLELEELDLRPAELVEGVADLLAPQAHQKGLALICDIDRSVPARLCGDSGRLRQILFNLTGNAIKFTDRGRVVLRVHATEPASRDHVRLHVAVEDTGIGIGPEGQARLFQPFSQADSSTTRRFGGTGLGLAICTRLIERMDGRIGVESVPGLGSTFWFTVDLPRGEDPALPAPAPLAGLAVLVADEDEVQRGVLTRYLEQGGAAVTAAATVADAASRLGRGGWGLLVASTTMAGRLDPLAGACGPGLPRLLLGDGRGNGPAVASPHGGAGGLTQPVHRAALIRAAAILAGRAAPDSDRPGAADGALEAPMERSGRERSGPPLTIPARMGEGQPDSPPAYGPVLVAEDHPTNQQVVLRQLRRLGCAVDLAADGEQALVAWRTGRHRLVITDCHMPVMDGYELARRIRAEEDGTGRRTAIVAMTANALSGEMERCLAAGMDDYLAKPVTLAQLSQVLARRLDAPPRLPETKEPQGPQPTHPPDDPTLPVLDLDHLRETFGGGREDGLDAGTLDMMDFFIETTRPTLEKLRHALDAGEMEEARAAAHSAAGAARTAGARVLAAACTALERAIVEARLQEVERHAQEMAAAFPEVEKAIHALRHTKETLSQPEESMA
- a CDS encoding cold-shock protein, with the translated sequence MTNGTVKWFNTTKGYGFIAPEAGSKDVFVHITAVQRSGLHALSEGQRVQFEVARGTNGKDSAVNISVVE